One window of Cydia pomonella isolate Wapato2018A chromosome 5, ilCydPomo1, whole genome shotgun sequence genomic DNA carries:
- the LOC133518295 gene encoding protein CWC15 homolog: MTTAARPTFDPARGGTGRGEKDLSAISRQYSSRDLPGHTKLKYREQGQGTTDELRSRDFRKELDDREKDGKAPSARRINEPPVKRPKVDQVPAASLDADDPLEGDSSDSDDSDDDTAALLAELNKIKKERAIEQAKKEAERKQEEERIRMENILSGNPLLNYSAAGQKNDLKVKRRWDDDVVFKNCARSEPEKKPNTFINDSLRSEFHKKFMEKYVK; encoded by the exons ATGACTACAGCAGCCAGACCCACGTTTGATCCTGCCAGAGGGGGTACAGGCCGTGGTGAAAAAGATCTTAGTGCTATATCACGACAATATTCCAGCAGAGATTTGCCAGGCCACACAAAACTTAAATACAG AGAGCAAGGTCAAGGCACAACGGATGAGCTGCGTTCCCGCGATTTCCGCAAGGAGTTGGATGACCGAGAGAAAGATGGCAAAGCCCCTAGTGCTCGCAGAATAAATGAACCACCAGTTAAGCGCCCCAAAGTAGACCAAGTTCCCGCAGCCAGCTTGGATGCTGATGATCCTTTAGAGGGTGATTCATCAGACTCTGATGATTCCGATGATGATACTGCAGCACTATTGGCAGagttgaacaaaataaaaaaggaGAGAGCAATAGAACAGGCTAAAAAG gaaGCTGAGCGGAAACAAGAGGAAGAAAGAATCAGAATGGAGAATATTTTATCTGGAAATCCATTATTAAACTACTCTGCAGCAGGCCAAAAGAATGACTTGAAG GTAAAGAGACGATGGGATGATGATGTTGTGTTTAAAAACTGTGCGCGCTCGGAACCTGAAAAGAAACCCAATACTTTTATTAACGACTCCTTGAGATCAGAGTTCCACAAAAAGTTTATGGAGAAGTATGTTAAGTAA
- the LOC133518271 gene encoding RNA-binding protein 39 — MAEDLDVEAMLEAPYNKSDNNSSSKHRDKYSDKHKDKDRESSRRRSRSRDRRRSRDKDSRRSRDREDKRDKDRERDRSGRKDRDRERDRDRDKDRSHKDKERERDRDRDRERERDREKRRSSKDRERSRDRDRGRSREKSHIKKEKSIEKEKDVREYRSKSRGTEPKLDELPPEERDLRTVFCMQLSQRIRAKDLEEFFSSVGKVRDVRLITCNKTRRFKGIAYIEFRDAESVPLALGLTGQKLLGVPIIVQHTQAEKNRVGNTLPNLAPKTSNGPTRLYVGSLHFNITEDMLKGIFEPFGKIDHIQLMTDPESGKSKGYGFLTFHHAADAKKAMEQLNGFELAGRPMKVGNVTERTDGGSSTRFDADELDRAGVDLGATGRLQLMFKLAEGTGLQIPPAAASVLMGSGSALVAPQPQVAPPIATQCFMLNNMFDPSSESNPNWDIEIRDDVISECNKHGGVLHVYVDKASPQGNVYCKCPTIATAVASVNTLHGRWFAGRVITAAYVPLVNYHSLFPDAMTALTLLLPSRAR, encoded by the exons ATGGCTGAAGATCTTGACGTGGAGGCTATGCTAGAAGCTCCTTATAATAAATCG GATAACAATTCCTCATCAAAGCATCGGGACAAGTACTCTGATAAGCACAAAGATAAGGACCGGGAAAGCAGTCGAAG ACGCAGCAGATCAAGAGATAGAAGAAGATCCCGCGACAAGGATTCTCGACGTTCAAGGGACAGGGAAGACAAGAGAGATAAGGATCGTGAAAGGGACCGCAGTGGGCGTAAAGATCGTGACAGAGAGCGCGATAGAGATCGCGATAAAGACCGCAGTCACAAAGACAAGGAGCGAGAACGAGACAGGGATCGCGACCGTGAACGCGAACGCGATCGAGAAAAGCGCCGCAGCAGCAAAGACAGAGAGCgcagccgagaccgagatcgaGGACGCAGCCGTGAGAAATCACACATTAAAAAAGAGAAATCAATAGAGAAAGAAAAAGATGTACGAGAATACAGATCTAAATCTAGAGGTACAGAACCAAAACTTGACGAATTGCCACCGGAAGAGAGAGATTTACGCACTGTATTTTGTATGCAACTATCTCAAAGAATCAGAGCTAAAGACTTAGAAGAATTCTTCTCCTCTGTTGGTAAAGTAAGAGATGTGAGACTCATAACATGTAACAAAACTAGAAGATTTAAAGGGATTGCTTATATTGAATTTAGAGATGCTGAATCTGTACCATTG GCTCTTGGGTTGACAGGACAAAAGCTGCTTGGCGTTCCCATTATAGTTCAACATACTCAAGCCGAAAAAAATAGAGTAGGCAACACTCTGCCTAACTTAGCACCAAAGACAAGCAATGGACCAACTAGGCTTTATGTTGGGTCATTGCACTTTAACATCACAGAGGACATGTTGAAAGGAATATTTGAACCTTTTGGGAAAATAGATCATATCCAACTCATGACTGACCCTGAATCTGGCAAAAGCAAAGGATACGGCTTTTTGACG TTCCATCATGCTGCAGATGCGAAAAAGGCTATGGAGCAGTTAAATGGGTTTGAGTTAGCGGGAAGGCCTATGAAAGTAGGGAACGTGACCGAACGCACTGACGGAGGCTCGAGTACGCGATTTGATGCGGATGAGCTGGACAGAGCTGGAGTTGATTTGGGTGCCACAGGTCGTTTGCAACTCATGTTTAAATTGGCAGAAGGAACTGGATTGCAG ATCCCACCAGCCGCAGCGTCAGTGCTCATGGGCAGTGGCTCCGCGCTAGTGGCCCCACAACCCCAGGTGGCGCCACCCATAGCCACCCAGTGTTTCATGCTCAACAACATgtttgacccttccag cgAAAGCAACCCTAACTGGGACATCGAAATCAGGGACGACGTAATCAGCGAGTGCAACAAGCATGGTGGCGTGCTGCACGTGTACGTGGACAAGGCGTCGCCGCAGGGCAACGTGTACTGCAAGTGCCCCACCATCGCCACGGCCGTGGCCTCGGTCAACACGCTGCACGGGCGCTGGTTCGCGGGCCGCGTCATCACGGCCGCCTACGTGCCGCTCGTCAACTACCATTCTCTCTTCCCCGACGCCATGACTGCGCTCACGCTCTTGCTGCCGAGCCGGGCGCGATAA